A window of the Lepisosteus oculatus isolate fLepOcu1 chromosome 14, fLepOcu1.hap2, whole genome shotgun sequence genome harbors these coding sequences:
- the LOC138243047 gene encoding TNF receptor-associated factor 2-like has protein sequence MVAQVSGLSPLDGSGSGLLCSACGFLLVRPRQTLCGHRYCAACVRALLGKAGSAACQICQEPIQQSKVFPDRAAENDASYIPVRCPNAQDGCDWSGPLQDYLSSHYGQCDHREEPCTNSNLGCWFSGDRAALRWHESLQCEWRVVPCPHCQLAQAWTLLQDHLQCCPQRPGQSAQPALKARGTGEQVPSDAGSLEEGSLCPFHAVGCDAKPARLPEHLRAAAPEHLALLLAFSLALGARLGRGEEVNSAFKRLAMARLLGLAPAPPPPPAPAPAAGACEDASTLRQLVGVLSEDLAACHRAIEALRARCERYDRLLRAPPPPPPPPHRHPGPETWETPPPASPLLPPPPLPVASHNGVLIWKVERFSEHFRAASSSPPAARRPYSLTSPPFQTGPFGYRLCCRLYPQGDGAGRGTHLSLFLCLLRGDFDDVLPWPFAQRVSFSLLAAGARGGRPLREAFLPDPRSGSFQRPRQAANAASGCPLFASLALLGLGAGGAGGASPYLRNDTLYIKVEVGAGSTA, from the exons ATGGTGGCCCAGGTGTCCGGGCTCAGCCCGCTGGACGGTTCCGGTTCGGGGCTGCTGTGCTCGGCCTGCGGGTTCCTGCTGGTCCGGCCTCGCCAGACCCTCTGCGGTCACCGCTACTGCGCCGCCTGCGTCCGCGCGCTGCTGGG GAAGGCCGGCAGTGCCGCGTGCCAGATCTGCCAGGAGCCCATACAGCAGTCCAAG GTGTTCCCAGACCGGGCGGCGGAGAACGACGCCTCCTACATCCCGGTCCGGTGTCCGAACGCGCAGGACGGGTGTGACTGGAGTGGACCCTTGCAGGACTACCTG tccagtCACTATGGCCAGTGTGACCACAGGGAGGAGCCCTGCACCAACTCCAACCTGGGCTGCTGGTTCTCTGGTGACCGGGCGGCCCTGCGCTGGCACGAGAGCCTGCAGTGTGAGTGGAGGGTGGTCCCCTGTCCCCACTGCCAGCTGGCCCAGGCCTGGACCCTGCTGCAG GACCACCTGCAGTGCTGTCCGCAGAGGCCCGGCCAGTCCGCCCAGCCGGCGCTGAAGGCCCGGGGCACCGGAGAGCAG GTTCCCAGTGACGCTGGATCCCTGGAGGAAGGGAGCCTCTGCCCGTTCCACGCCGTCGGCTGTGACGCCAAG CCGGCCCGCCTCCCCGAGCACCTGCGCGCGGCCGCCCCCGAGCACCTGGCCCTGCTGCTGGCCTTCAGCCTGGCGCTGGGGGCGCGGCTGGGCCGCGGCGAGGAGGTCAACTCCGCCTTCAAGAGGCTGGCCATGGCCCGGCTGCTGGGCCTGGCGCCCGCCCCCCCGccgccccccgcccccgcccccgccgCGGGCGCCTGCGAGGACGCCTCCACCCTGCGCCAGCTCGTGGGGGTCCTGAGCGAGGACCTGGCCGCCTGCCACCGGGCCATCGAGGCGCTGCGGGCGCGGTGCGAGCGCTACGACCGTCTCCTCCgggcccctcctcctcctcctcctcctcctcaccgcCACCCGGGACCGGAGACCTGGGAGACGCCCCCCCCCgcctcccccctcctcccccccccccctcttccgGTCGCCTCCCACAACGGGGTCCTGATCTGGAAGGTGGAGCGCTTCTCCGAACACTTCCGGGcggcctcctcctccccccccgcCGCCCGCAGGCCCTACTCCCTGACCTCGCCCCCCTTCCAGACGGGCCCCTTCGGGTACCGGCTGTGCTGCCGCCTGTACCCCCAGGGGgacggggcggggcggggcacCCACCTGTCGCTCTTCCTCTGCCTGCTGCGGGGCGACTTCGACGACGTGCTGCCCTGGCCCTTCGCCCAGCGGGTCAGCTTCTCCCTGCTGGCCGCCGGCGCCCGCGGCGGGCGGCCGCTGCGCGAGGCCTTCCTGCCCGACCCCCGGTCCGGCTCCTTCCAGCGGCCCCGCCAGGCCGCCAACGCGGCCAGCGGCTGCCCGCTGTTCGCCAGCCTGGCGCTGCTGGGGCTGGGCGCGGGGGGCGCGGGGGGCGCGTCTCCCTACCTGCGCAACGACACCCTCTACATCAAGGTGGAGGTGGGCGCCGGGTCGACGGCGTAG